One window from the genome of Candidatus Deferrimicrobium sp. encodes:
- a CDS encoding RlmE family RNA methyltransferase yields the protein MYDRKDAYYRQAKKEGYRSRAAYKLTQIASKEKAVRPGDRVIDAGAAPGGWSQILLGMVGARGMVAAVDLLPMATLAGGNFRFWQRDLTDPALPAELLDFLGGKADAVVSDAAPNTTGSSFTDQARSADLVRAVFGLARETLRDGGTFLAKIFGGAEADAVYRELKPSFTELRRLRPEATRKESFELYFLGKGFRAG from the coding sequence ATGTACGACCGGAAAGACGCGTATTACCGGCAGGCGAAAAAAGAGGGGTACCGTTCGCGGGCCGCGTACAAGCTGACGCAGATCGCCTCGAAGGAGAAGGCGGTGCGCCCCGGGGACCGTGTGATCGACGCGGGGGCCGCGCCGGGCGGATGGAGCCAGATCCTCCTCGGCATGGTGGGCGCCAGGGGAATGGTCGCCGCCGTCGACCTCCTCCCGATGGCGACGCTGGCGGGGGGGAACTTCCGGTTCTGGCAACGGGACCTGACCGATCCCGCCTTGCCGGCCGAGCTCCTCGATTTCCTGGGGGGGAAGGCCGACGCGGTCGTCTCGGACGCCGCCCCGAACACGACCGGAAGCTCCTTCACTGACCAGGCGCGCTCCGCGGACCTCGTCCGGGCCGTCTTCGGCCTCGCGCGGGAGACGCTGCGCGATGGGGGGACCTTCCTCGCAAAGATCTTCGGCGGCGCGGAAGCCGATGCGGTCTACCGGGAGCTGAAGCCGTCCTTCACGGAGCTTCGCCGACTCCGCCCGGAAGCCACCCGCAAGGAGTCGTTCGAGCTCTACTTTCTGGGAAAAGGGTTCCGCGCGGGATAA